The genomic window TTGAAAAAAGAGGAAGCCGCTTTGCAAAGCCTTCGGAATACAATCACGTCGCTCAATTCTCATTCCTTGCAGAACTTATTGCAGGCAGCGGAACCCTGGTTGAAGGATCCTGCTCAAAACAAGGCATTCATATCGCATCTCGAACGCATCTTGCAACAAGCCGCACTCATAATAATGTTGCCCGCGGAAGAGAATTTGTAGGAACTACGATGTGTAACACAAGGTTCTAGAATGATTCCCCCCCTTATAAAGGGGGGTAGAGGGGGATTGTCTTCTCTTCTCTCATATGAAAAACAACCCCCTCACAGCCTCCCCCTTAATAAGGGGGAGGAGTCAGTAAACGTTCATCTGTTACAGAAGACTAGGATGCGCCTGAGGTAATGATTTCATTGATTTTCATACCTCGATCGCGGCAAGCATTCATGATTTCGTGACCCGTCGCAGCCAATTCAACGGGAACTGCTCCCTTTGCAATTTCCCCTCGGGCCAACATGCCGGCCACAATCGCTGCATGCCAGCCGGTTGTTCTTTCCATGGCCGTAAATCGCGTGCTTTCATCATAGTAATCAAAAAGATCAACCGTTGCGCGCGCTCTTTTGCCATCCTTTTTTCCGGAGCAAAGCGCCCGGATGATGCAGACATCCTTGTCGCCTGCTTTAGCCCGGATTTTTGGATCAAGTACTGCCGCAAGCAAATCCCGCGGGCGGATCTGTGTTCCGTTCACATTCACCGGATCATCGTCCAGGAGTCCGGCATCATGCAGAGTCTTCCACTGCGCGAAGTGGCCTTTGTAACGCAAGGTTTTGTTTTGATAGACCTTCAGTTTCCCAAGAAAGGTTCGTGGCGCAGTTGAAGTGCCACCTGCTGTCGTGAACGCTTCCAATTCACCGACCGGCTCCGGAAACAGGACCGTTTCGTATTCCTGAAAACTGTCAACGGTGATCAATTTCCCATCACGCAAGAACTCGGTCGTCCCGAAATATTCATTCACGAGACCTTCAAAATGGAAGGTGAGAATGTATTTCCATGGTTCTTCCGGAT from bacterium includes these protein-coding regions:
- a CDS encoding saccharopine dehydrogenase NADP-binding domain-containing protein, giving the protein MKFQYAVIGAGRQGTAAAYDLAKNGEARRVILADANLQTALTSAARVNKLLANRCVEGATLDVRDRPKVIEFLRDVDSVVSAVPYYFNLDLARCAVESRTPMCDLGGNTEIVFQELELNDAAKSAGITLVPDCGMVPGLGTSVCMYAMSLIEEPEEVYLWDGGLPQHPEEPWKYILTFHFEGLVNEYFGTTEFLRDGKLITVDSFQEYETVLFPEPVGELEAFTTAGGTSTAPRTFLGKLKVYQNKTLRYKGHFAQWKTLHDAGLLDDDPVNVNGTQIRPRDLLAAVLDPKIRAKAGDKDVCIIRALCSGKKDGKRARATVDLFDYYDESTRFTAMERTTGWHAAIVAGMLARGEIAKGAVPVELAATGHEIMNACRDRGMKINEIITSGAS